A single genomic interval of Sporichthyaceae bacterium harbors:
- a CDS encoding alpha/beta fold hydrolase: protein MRIGAGPALHVRRAAGRTRGVVLMLPGGKAESRAAARAWHLSAVRLRFFAARVHRAERRNGIAVWSLRYRLRGWNGAEASPVADARWALNRSRVEHGDVPVVLIGHSMGGRTALRVADDPAVCAVLGLAPWLPAGEPRPALGPRPLLVVHGTDDRWTDPVASRAYVVAAAAAGTPAVWVPIPDVGHFMLRARHRWRRVILDFVAGLDCLHGQADPVVAPNPD from the coding sequence GTGAGGATCGGGGCGGGGCCGGCGTTGCACGTGCGGCGGGCGGCCGGGCGGACCCGCGGCGTGGTGCTGATGCTGCCCGGCGGCAAGGCGGAGAGTCGAGCGGCGGCCCGGGCCTGGCACCTGTCCGCGGTTCGGCTGCGGTTCTTCGCCGCCCGGGTACACCGCGCGGAACGCCGCAACGGCATCGCGGTGTGGTCCCTGCGCTACCGGCTGCGCGGGTGGAACGGGGCCGAAGCCTCCCCGGTGGCCGACGCGCGCTGGGCACTGAACCGGAGCCGCGTCGAACACGGCGACGTCCCCGTCGTGCTGATCGGGCACTCCATGGGCGGGCGCACCGCGCTGCGGGTGGCCGATGACCCCGCGGTGTGCGCCGTGTTGGGCCTGGCGCCGTGGCTGCCCGCGGGTGAGCCGCGCCCGGCGCTCGGGCCGCGTCCGTTGCTCGTCGTGCACGGCACCGACGACCGATGGACCGATCCGGTGGCCTCCCGGGCCTACGTCGTGGCCGCGGCGGCGGCGGGCACACCGGCGGTCTGGGTGCCGATCCCGGACGTCGGGCACTTCATGCTGCGCGCCCGGCACCGGTGGCGTCGGGTGATCCTGGATTTTGTGGCCGGCCTGGACTGCCTGCACGGGCAAGCCGATCCCGTGGTTGCACCGAACCCCGACTGA
- a CDS encoding class I SAM-dependent methyltransferase, whose protein sequence is MELVRPDAFYRRLGHSGLIGFGEAYLAGDWTADDLSAVLTVFCRRMATLIPPPLQRLRDIAVHRHPLADRGTETNARHNIARHYDLSNDLFMLFLDETLTYSAALFGPGDGSIELAAAARPADLAAAQRHKIDRLLDATGVRAGHLVLEIGTGWGELALRAAARGAIVRSITLSEEQRTLALRRIAAAGLADRVSVDLCDYRAVKGTYDAVVSVEMIEAVGFEFWPAYFATLHRTLAPGGRVGLQAITMPHDRMLPSRDTYTWIHKYVFPGGLIPSVTSVEHSAAEAGLHVVDRHGFGLHYAETLRLWRETFNSRAAQVTALGFDETFRRVWDFYLSYSEAGFRSRYLDVYQFVLAEGER, encoded by the coding sequence ATGGAGCTGGTTCGGCCCGACGCGTTCTACCGGCGGCTGGGCCACAGCGGGCTGATCGGGTTCGGCGAGGCGTATCTGGCCGGGGACTGGACAGCGGACGACCTGTCCGCGGTGCTCACCGTGTTCTGCCGACGGATGGCCACGCTGATCCCGCCGCCCCTGCAGCGGTTGCGTGACATCGCGGTGCACCGGCATCCGCTGGCTGACCGCGGCACCGAAACCAACGCGCGGCACAACATCGCGCGGCACTACGACCTGTCCAACGACCTGTTCATGTTGTTCCTCGACGAGACGCTGACCTACTCCGCGGCGCTGTTCGGCCCCGGCGACGGCTCGATCGAACTGGCCGCCGCGGCCCGACCCGCGGACCTGGCCGCCGCGCAGCGGCACAAGATCGACCGACTGCTGGACGCCACCGGGGTCCGCGCGGGCCACCTGGTGTTGGAGATCGGCACCGGCTGGGGCGAACTCGCCCTGCGCGCAGCCGCGCGGGGGGCCATCGTGCGCTCGATCACCCTGTCGGAGGAACAGCGAACGCTGGCCCTGCGCCGAATCGCCGCCGCCGGCCTGGCCGACCGGGTGTCGGTGGATCTGTGCGACTACCGCGCGGTAAAAGGCACCTACGACGCGGTGGTGTCGGTGGAGATGATCGAGGCGGTCGGGTTCGAGTTCTGGCCCGCGTACTTCGCGACCCTGCACCGCACCCTGGCGCCCGGTGGCCGGGTGGGGCTGCAGGCCATCACCATGCCGCACGACCGCATGCTCCCCTCCCGAGACACCTATACCTGGATCCACAAGTACGTCTTTCCCGGCGGGCTCATCCCTTCGGTGACCTCGGTGGAGCATTCGGCAGCCGAGGCCGGGTTGCACGTGGTGGACCGACATGGATTCGGACTGCACTACGCAGAAACGCTGCGGCTGTGGCGGGAGACGTTCAACTCCCGGGCTGCGCAGGTCACGGCGTTGGGCTTCGACGAGACCTTCCGCCGGGTGTGGGACTTCTACCTGTCCTATTCCGAGGCAGGCTTCCGTTCCCGGTATCTGGACGTGTATCAATTCGTTCTGGCCGAGGGGGAGAGGTGA
- a CDS encoding DUF1365 domain-containing protein: MVAHARQTPLRNAFRYRSYSWLVDLDQLPCPPRPLWRLAEFRAADHLGRPDRTLRANVDAYLAANGVDLHGGRVLMLANARVCGHVFNPLSVFWCHAPDGSLRCVIAEVHNTYGERHCYLLRPDAAGRAEFPKKFYVSPFYPVDGQYVMRLPAPGDRLAISVELRRGVDRPFVATVRGRRRSAGTATLLRAALRVPLATLTVAVQIRYQGIRLWARRLPVVPRPEHDAQPEVQ; this comes from the coding sequence GTGGTCGCGCATGCGCGGCAGACGCCGCTGCGCAATGCGTTCCGCTACCGCAGCTACAGCTGGCTGGTCGACCTGGACCAGCTGCCGTGCCCACCGCGGCCGCTGTGGCGGCTGGCCGAGTTCCGGGCCGCGGATCACCTGGGCCGCCCGGATCGCACGCTGCGGGCGAACGTGGACGCTTATCTGGCGGCCAATGGCGTCGACCTGCACGGCGGTCGGGTACTGATGCTGGCCAACGCCCGGGTGTGCGGGCACGTGTTCAACCCGCTGTCGGTGTTCTGGTGCCACGCCCCGGACGGCAGCCTGCGGTGCGTGATCGCCGAGGTGCACAACACCTACGGCGAGCGGCACTGTTACCTGCTCCGCCCGGACGCCGCCGGGCGCGCGGAGTTTCCCAAGAAGTTCTACGTCTCGCCGTTCTACCCGGTGGACGGGCAGTACGTGATGCGGCTGCCGGCACCCGGCGACCGGTTGGCGATCTCGGTGGAACTTCGTCGCGGCGTCGACCGACCGTTTGTGGCCACCGTGCGCGGCCGGCGGCGCTCGGCCGGCACCGCCACGTTGCTGCGCGCCGCGCTGCGGGTACCGCTGGCCACGCTCACCGTGGCCGTGCAGATCCGTTACCAGGGCATCAGGTTGTGGGCGCGGCGGCTGCCGGTCGTTCCGCGCCCGGAGCACGACGCACAACCGGAGGTCCAATGA
- a CDS encoding FAD-dependent oxidoreductase, whose amino-acid sequence MRSANRRRIAVVGSGISGLSAAWVLQSAADVTLYEADDRLGGHAHTHDVARATGAPLAVDSGFIVHNECTYPTLLRLFAALGVATAPSDMSMSVRCDGCGLEYAGARGLRGLFPAAQNLRRGAYLRLLTEVPQFHRAARALLRTPPATVEPTLSQFVSTQGWSDYFVSHFLAPMVAAVWSCAPGTAMQYPARYLFRFLDHHGMLTVTGSPPWRTVVGGSRSYVTAIGKDLTAVHTATPIRALSRTAGGVQLRDDADTVADYDAVVVATHPDQALHLLAAPTALETAVLGAIPYSVNHTVLHTDPSPLPRRPWARASWNYRLTGCADGVDAVLVTYDMNRLQALPGPTSYLVSLNDPTIEDDRVIARMVYEHPIYTPASVAAQARLPELDDDRVVFAGAYHGWGFHEDGAASGVRAAARLGVIW is encoded by the coding sequence ATGCGCAGCGCCAATCGTCGTCGGATCGCGGTGGTCGGTTCGGGTATCTCCGGCCTGTCCGCCGCCTGGGTGCTGCAGAGCGCCGCGGACGTCACGCTGTACGAGGCCGATGACCGGCTCGGCGGGCACGCGCACACCCACGACGTGGCTCGGGCCACCGGCGCCCCGCTCGCCGTCGACAGCGGCTTCATCGTGCACAACGAATGCACTTACCCCACCCTGCTGCGGCTGTTCGCCGCGCTGGGTGTGGCGACCGCGCCGTCGGACATGTCCATGTCGGTGCGCTGCGACGGCTGCGGGCTGGAGTACGCCGGTGCGCGCGGGCTGCGCGGCCTGTTCCCCGCTGCGCAGAACCTGCGTCGAGGCGCCTACCTGCGCCTGCTCACCGAGGTGCCGCAGTTTCATCGGGCCGCCCGCGCGTTGCTGCGCACGCCGCCCGCCACTGTGGAACCGACGCTGAGTCAGTTCGTGTCCACGCAGGGCTGGTCGGACTATTTTGTATCGCACTTCCTGGCGCCGATGGTGGCCGCGGTCTGGTCGTGCGCGCCGGGCACCGCCATGCAGTACCCGGCGCGGTACCTGTTCCGCTTCCTGGATCACCACGGCATGTTGACGGTCACCGGTTCGCCGCCGTGGCGCACCGTGGTCGGCGGTTCGCGGAGCTACGTCACGGCGATCGGCAAGGACCTCACCGCCGTGCACACCGCCACCCCGATCCGCGCGTTGAGCCGCACCGCCGGGGGCGTGCAGCTGCGCGATGACGCGGACACCGTCGCCGACTACGACGCGGTGGTGGTCGCCACCCACCCGGACCAGGCACTGCATCTGCTGGCCGCCCCGACGGCGCTGGAGACCGCGGTGCTCGGCGCCATCCCGTACTCGGTGAACCACACCGTGCTGCACACCGACCCGTCGCCACTGCCGCGCCGGCCGTGGGCTCGCGCTTCCTGGAATTATCGGTTGACCGGCTGCGCCGATGGCGTGGATGCGGTGCTGGTCACCTATGACATGAACCGTCTGCAGGCGCTGCCCGGGCCGACGTCCTACCTGGTCAGCCTGAACGATCCGACGATCGAGGACGACCGGGTGATCGCGCGGATGGTCTACGAGCACCCGATCTACACGCCCGCGTCGGTGGCCGCGCAGGCCCGGCTGCCGGAGCTCGACGACGACCGGGTGGTGTTCGCCGGGGCGTACCACGGCTGGGGCTTCCACGAGGACGGCGCCGCCTCCGGCGTGCGCGCCGCAGCCCGGTTGGGGGTGATCTGGTGA